The Streptococcus sp. DTU_2020_1001019_1_SI_AUS_MUR_006 sequence TCCACTGCCAATGTTAAGCTTGCGGGAGTTCCAGTCTTGATTTCTGTCGTATCTTCACCCCAACCGGCCATGCGAACGTACCCACCAAGTGGCAGGAGACGAATGGTATAAGCAGTTCCATCTTTTCCGATGTGGGCAAAGATTTTGGGGCCCATACCGATGGCAAATTCACGAACCAAAATTCCAGATTTCTTAGCAAAGTAAAAATGTCCGAATTCGTGAACCACTACGGTAATCCCAAAGACCAGGATAAATGTTAGTAATCCTATCATTTAATTTCTATTTACCTTTCCTTAAAATAAGCCAAAGAGGTGCATAATAGGGAAGACAGCCAGCATGCAATCAAAACGATCCAATACCCCACCATGACCTGGGATAAACTTGCCTGAGTCTTTGACACCAAAGTGACGTTTCATAGCACTTTCAATCAAATCGCCCAACTGACCAGCTATACTAAAGAAAATAGCAAAGACCATCATTTTGTAAATTCCATAAGGTAAAGCAACGGTACTATCAACTAGCATAAAAATCAAAGTCACTAGCATAGCAGCCACGATACCCCCCATAGCACCCTCTATGGTCTTGTTAGGGGAAACTCTCGGAGCTAGCTTTCTCTTACCAAACTTCATCCCTACCAGATAAGCACCACTATCGGTTGCCCAGACCATACACAGTCCCAAAAGCGCCTTATCCAAACCTGCAATACGAGCATCGACCAAAGCATTAAAACCAAAGCCAACATAAAAACTCATGGCAATCGGAAAAACAGCATCCTCAATAGTATAGTTCTTGCTGAAGACTGTTGCCCCTAGTAAAATCAGTATCACGACACTATAAGCTACAACAT is a genomic window containing:
- a CDS encoding phosphatidate cytidylyltransferase yields the protein MIQDLQKRTLFAILALAIFIPILAIGGLWLQIAMGVVAMLGVHELLRMKGLNTMTPEGLLTLLATFALTVPLENYWKFLPVDGNVVAYSVVILILLGATVFSKNYTIEDAVFPIAMSFYVGFGFNALVDARIAGLDKALLGLCMVWATDSGAYLVGMKFGKRKLAPRVSPNKTIEGAMGGIVAAMLVTLIFMLVDSTVALPYGIYKMMVFAIFFSIAGQLGDLIESAMKRHFGVKDSGKFIPGHGGVLDRFDCMLAVFPIMHLFGLF